The DNA segment ATATTCAATTGGATCAGCACGCAATTTAGTTTTTATCATGCCTGTTAGTAGCTGACTGAAATCTTCGCTAGTTGAAAACAGACTTGTAAAAACGGCAATGTTCAAGGTATCGCCGGAGTGGGGATCCCAGCGAATTTGGTGCTTCTGATCTTGCAAAATATCCTGTACACCGGGCTTGCTGGCAGGTTGTAAAGCCAACTCCAGTGGATAAACAAGCTGCGGATCAAATTCCTCAGTAAGTACTCGACAAAATCCTGCACAGGCAGCAGCTAGTACAAACTTGCTGTCTGGCAAAATTAGCGATTCCCAAAATTCGGCCATAAACATCGGGCTACTGGAAACTATAAACACCTGAAGCTGGTGATAACCTGTAGTTTCAACTGCATTGGCAATTTTTTTTAAATCACAGTTATCATTATCTAGTTTTTCAGCTAGAAGTTGACCAAGCTGCAAAAGTTTATTAAACACCCATGCAGCTTTTTCTTGCTGATCAAGCTCAAACGGATACTGGTTAAAATACCATCGGAGTTGTTGCTTGATTAAAGGGTAAAAAGGTGATACGAATGTTTTTTCTGTGATGAAATGAATCTGTGTTGTACTACTGGTAAAGGTAATTTCAACTTTACCTTGTCGTGATTCGTCAAATGATAATTCTCTGAAAATTAATAACATAGAAGAAACTTATCTAATTATCACTATTGTTAAGCGATGCTTTACTGTACACACATACAAATCAAGTTATTGAACCATGTACAGAAAAAAGTGTTCACCGCGTGAATGACCTTGACACTTTCCAAGTCAGCTTTAAGTAAAGATCCATGCGAATATTCCAGTCAATAGAAAACAGGTTTCAGAATTTTCACTTATACTATTAAGATTGATAGCTTTCTTATTGAGCTAATATAGAATTTGAATCTCTAGCCAAAACCAGTATTTGTATGATAAATGATTTACTGCGGTCAATGCATGAAATTAAATTTAAAATTAATTTATTCAAAAATCTAATAATAACAATTTGATTCTCCATGGCCTATTTTTCACTTGATACAATGCAAACTCAACAACCCAAGGCCCTCATGAGCAAAGCTACTTCCCCAATATTCAGGCCCATTCGTTATGGTTTGGATGGCAATGATTCGGGAAGTTTTGCAAACACCTATAATTAGAGTCTATTTATACTTTGTCCTGAAAGGATGCTTCATGCAGATGATGCTGGCTGAGTTTACCTGAATTAGTACAAACATACAGTGCATCAGGAACATAACACGAGATTAGAGCACTCAAAATAATTTTTAATTGCCTTGGATAAAAATATAGTAATCATGTTTTCTCAACTGCCTTTTGAGTATTGGAGTACTCTTTTGGGATTATTTCAACGATAAATCATCAATGGTTGTATCTCTCTGAAAGTATTGATGCTATAATCGCTGACAGCCTGCTTAACAACCAGAAAGTATACTGTTCAGTATCTCTTTGCACTTTAATTCTTTAATAGCATTCTTCTGTTGCTTTGACCAACCATTTGCTTAATCTGCTCAGATTTTGCTTCATCCTGTAGCGCCAGTGGCATTGCTGGAATCCCGAGCTGACTTATTGATTTTCTCGATCTGGGTGGAAAAAAACTCTTCCGAATTACTGTTCGAGTCATGATTCATTATCTGTACCGCATCAAATGATAGCAATAGTGAAAATAATTTTTTGGTCATTTTTCTCTCTAGTACGTAAAAAAATATCTTATGATAATACTTATATAAACTAACTTCCCAGTAAGGCTAATTCTCTTGTAGCCTAGATATAGGCTAGCTATTTTAAAACCCTCATAGAGCTTTATCAGATCGCAGTGAAACTTTGCAAAAGCCTGTTGATTGCTTTCAAATCATGACCAAACGGATTAATAGTTTCAAATGTTGTTGAACCAGGATAATCTCTTAAAATATATTTAAGAAATGTAGCCAGAGTAGCACTAGGACCAACATCAATAAAGTAATAATCAGATTTTCCAGCCATACATTCTATAAGTTGTTGAAATTGCACTGGTTCGCGAATAATCCGCCATAAATATGGCTGAGTGATTTCGGTAACCTCATCAACGGTACAGGCAGACATCATTTTAATTTTTCCTGGCTGTGCTACTAACCATGGCTCTGAGGTCAAAAATCTTTCCCGAAAACCATCAATTGCCGCAGAGTGAAAACCATATTTTACAGCCAGTTCATGGCTAGCAATACCGAGTCGTTGCAGTCGATTTTTCAGTTTCTGTAAATCACTATTGCTTCCAGATACTACAAAACCAGAATGAAAGTTATAGCCAGCAATTGTGGTACCTGAAAACAAATCAGGCTGGCGTTGGTAAATGTCTGGATCGGATATCACGGATAACATCCCTGCTTGTTGTACATATTTTTTAATATGTCGAGCTAATCGAATTGAGTAACTCAGCCCTTGTTCAATACTGACAGCATCAGCAATCACCGCTGCAGACAATTCACCCAAGCTATAACCTACCAGGCAACCGGGCTTTATTCCTTCTTCTATCAGTATTTTCGCCAGACAATATTCAATCGCTACCAGTGCTGGATTAGTCAGAGTAATGTCATCAAAAGAATCAGCGATACCAAATTCATCAGAAAATAAGTGTTGAATGATAGAAATCGATATCTCCTCAGCAATAATTTCATCACAATAATCCATCCAGGTGCGAAATCTTGAATTGCTATTATATAATTCTTTACCCATACCATAGTATTGTGAGCCTTGTCCTGAAAACATAAATACAATAGGCTTGCGTTTAGATATCATAGTATTAAGTCTTGGGTATCAGTTCATCCAAGCAAAAGTATCCATTGTAACCTTCCATATAAACCACAGCCCTATGACCGAAAAGTACAATTGCTTCAGTGCGAGTGATTAGGTCACTGTAATCAGAAAGAGTACTGACTACCTTGGTGCCGATAGGATACTGCTGATTCCAGTTAGCTACTTTTTGATCAGCGGTCAATTCGACACTATCAGCTGCCTCCACTCTGGACACTGATTCTGATTGTACAAATGACTCTGTCGCTTCCGTTGACTTTTTTTTGTCGGCAGGGAAATCATTGCAATTTTCAAAGTCACGCTTGATTTTTTTAACCAATTTAGACAATACATCACCATGACCAATTTCAACGAACTCCATTTCCTTCTGCGCAAGCAGATACTGTACTGTTTCAGTCCATCGTACAGGGCTGTCCATTTGATTTGAAAGGTATTCCAATATCTTTTCCTGCTTATAAGGAGTACCTGTCACATTGGCAATTACCGGAATCTGTAGCTTTTGTAAATTAAATTTTTTTAGATAATTTAAAAACTTTCTTTTCAACGGAGACATAAATCGTGAATGGAAAGCACCACTGGTATTAAGGGGAAAGAACAATGCATTTCCCTTCTGAAACACTTCTTGAG comes from the Microbulbifer sp. MI-G genome and includes:
- a CDS encoding acyltransferase domain-containing protein, producing MISKRKPIVFMFSGQGSQYYGMGKELYNSNSRFRTWMDYCDEIIAEEISISIIQHLFSDEFGIADSFDDITLTNPALVAIEYCLAKILIEEGIKPGCLVGYSLGELSAAVIADAVSIEQGLSYSIRLARHIKKYVQQAGMLSVISDPDIYQRQPDLFSGTTIAGYNFHSGFVVSGSNSDLQKLKNRLQRLGIASHELAVKYGFHSAAIDGFRERFLTSEPWLVAQPGKIKMMSACTVDEVTEITQPYLWRIIREPVQFQQLIECMAGKSDYYFIDVGPSATLATFLKYILRDYPGSTTFETINPFGHDLKAINRLLQSFTAI
- the fabD gene encoding ACP S-malonyltransferase, translated to MQVYIFPGQGSQARGMGKGLFEQFPDLVRSANKILGYSIEELCLEDPQQQLGQTQFTQPALYVVNALSYYKKIAETNQKPDFVAGHSLGEFNALLASECFSFSSGLKLVKKRGELMREADNGAMAAIINLSEHEIRDLLQQHNLHNIDLANFNTMSQIVISGDKDEVAKSQEVFQKGNALFFPLNTSGAFHSRFMSPLKRKFLNYLKKFNLQKLQIPVIANVTGTPYKQEKILEYLSNQMDSPVRWTETVQYLLAQKEMEFVEIGHGDVLSKLVKKIKRDFENCNDFPADKKKSTEATESFVQSESVSRVEAADSVELTADQKVANWNQQYPIGTKVVSTLSDYSDLITRTEAIVLFGHRAVVYMEGYNGYFCLDELIPKT